In Citrus sinensis cultivar Valencia sweet orange chromosome 2, DVS_A1.0, whole genome shotgun sequence, a single genomic region encodes these proteins:
- the LOC102617036 gene encoding NAD(P)H-quinone oxidoreductase subunit L, chloroplastic isoform X1, with protein sequence MSSSFSIHSLKALPSLSSTRCVTKSSPLCIICKHKPNTKPAKLNKQKFTGITQKAIDCFDEKKSSLGIQAGAVLLAALEQPALAVTGENNHEIDLTVALIKVGIIAFWYFLIMPPIIMNWLRVRWYKRKLFEMYVQFMFVFMFFPGLLLWAPFLNFRKLPRDPSMKAPWDTPADPSKVKNAYLKFPWAQVEDYE encoded by the exons ATGAGCAGCTCGTTTAGCATCCATAGCCTCAAGGCTTTGCCTTCTCTTTCTTCAACTCGATGCGTAACAAAATCATCTCCTCTCTGCATTATTTGTAAACACAAACCAAACACGAAACCCGCGAAGCTAAATAAG CAGAAATTTACAGGCATTACCCAGAAAGCTATTGATTGCTTTGATGAGAAAAAGTCTAGCTTAGGAATTCAAGCCGGAGCCGTACTCTTGGCCGCG TTAGAGCAGCCAGCACTTGCAGTAACTGGAGAGAATAATCATGAGATAGACTTGACAGTGGCTTTAATAAAAGTGGGAATTATTGCCTTCTGGTACTTCCTCATCATGCCG CCAATCATAATGAACTGGCTTCGAGTAAGGTGGTACAAGAGAAAGCTATTCGAGATGTATGTGCAATTCATGTTTGTCTTCATGTTCTTTCCCGG TCTACTGCTCTGGGCACCATTTCTGAACTTCAGAAAATTGCCGCGGGATCCATCAATGAAGGCTCCATGGGATACACCAGCAGATCCTTCAAAAGTTAAGAATGCATATTTGAAGTTTCCCTGGGCCCAAGTTGAAGATTACGAATAA
- the LOC102617036 gene encoding NAD(P)H-quinone oxidoreductase subunit L, chloroplastic isoform X2, whose amino-acid sequence MSSSFSIHSLKALPSLSSTRCVTKSSPLCIICKHKPNTKPAKLNKKFTGITQKAIDCFDEKKSSLGIQAGAVLLAALEQPALAVTGENNHEIDLTVALIKVGIIAFWYFLIMPPIIMNWLRVRWYKRKLFEMYVQFMFVFMFFPGLLLWAPFLNFRKLPRDPSMKAPWDTPADPSKVKNAYLKFPWAQVEDYE is encoded by the exons ATGAGCAGCTCGTTTAGCATCCATAGCCTCAAGGCTTTGCCTTCTCTTTCTTCAACTCGATGCGTAACAAAATCATCTCCTCTCTGCATTATTTGTAAACACAAACCAAACACGAAACCCGCGAAGCTAAATAAG AAATTTACAGGCATTACCCAGAAAGCTATTGATTGCTTTGATGAGAAAAAGTCTAGCTTAGGAATTCAAGCCGGAGCCGTACTCTTGGCCGCG TTAGAGCAGCCAGCACTTGCAGTAACTGGAGAGAATAATCATGAGATAGACTTGACAGTGGCTTTAATAAAAGTGGGAATTATTGCCTTCTGGTACTTCCTCATCATGCCG CCAATCATAATGAACTGGCTTCGAGTAAGGTGGTACAAGAGAAAGCTATTCGAGATGTATGTGCAATTCATGTTTGTCTTCATGTTCTTTCCCGG TCTACTGCTCTGGGCACCATTTCTGAACTTCAGAAAATTGCCGCGGGATCCATCAATGAAGGCTCCATGGGATACACCAGCAGATCCTTCAAAAGTTAAGAATGCATATTTGAAGTTTCCCTGGGCCCAAGTTGAAGATTACGAATAA
- the LOC102617537 gene encoding uncharacterized protein LOC102617537 — protein MEPVLIESNVNGASEVHNNNNANVDHGWQKVTYAKRQRKTKPGADPSNALVAANGGAGSSGEKNNVFRNLEQQAEERHLRIIGARQAALSAAASESAPARSKHRSDDEYDEDSDADVAAAENGKAEEPKKPKQKKPKKPKITVAEAAAKLDATDLSAFLIDISGTYEDKQDIQMMRFADYFGRAFSGVTASQFPWMKIFRESTVAKMADIPLSQIPDVVYKTSIDWINQRSPEVLGSFVLWCLDSILADVETHNVSSKASKKVVQQASSKSQVAIFVALAMVLRRKPDVLIGVLPALRENAKYQGQDKLPVIVWMIAQASQGELAVGLYSWAHNLLPIVGGKNCNPQSRDIILQLVERILSSPKARTILVNGAVRKGERLVPPSALETLLRLTFPTSSARVKATERFEAIYPTLKEVALAGVPGSKAMKQVSLQILSFAIKFAGESTPDLSNEAAGIFIWCLTQSADCYKHWDKLYEANLEGSVKVLKKLSEEWKEHSAKLSPLDPFRATLKSFRQKNEKGIGGTADAACQSLLRNADKYCKLVSGKLSSGHGCLKSVALAVIAIAVGAAFMSPNVESLDWEKISVFFTSQPSI, from the exons ATGGAACCAGTACTCATCGAATCAAACGTTAACGGAGCCTCCGAAGTCCACAACAATAACAACGCAAATGTCGATCACGGGTGGCAGAAGGTGACCTACGCGAAGCGCCAGAGGAAGACGAAACCAGGCGCTGACCCGAGCAACGCTCTTGTCGCTGCTAACGGCGGAGCTGGGAGTAGCGGCGAAAAAAATAACGTTTTCCGAAATCTCGAACAGCAGGCCGAGGAGCGGCATCTTAGAATCATCGGAGCTCGGCAGGCGGCGTTGTCGGCGGCGGCGAGTGAGAGCGCGCCGGCGAGATCGAAGCACCGATCTGATGACGAGTATGACGAGGACAGCGACGCGGATGTTGCGGCGGCGGAGAATGGGAAAGCCGAGGAGCCTAAGAAGCCGAAGCAGAAGAAGCCGAAGAAGCCAAAGATTACTGTTGCTGAAGCCGCTGCCAAGCTGGACGCCACTGATCTCAGCGCTTTTCTCATTGATATTTCT GGTACTTATGAGGACAAGCAAGATATACAAATGATGAGATTTGCTGATTACTTTGGGAGGGCATTTTCAGGAGTGACTGCATCCCAGTTCCCGTGGATGAAGATTTTTAGAGAAAGCACAGTGGCTAAGATGGCCGAT ATCCCCCTTTCTCAAATTCCGGATGTTGTTTATAAGACTTCAATTGATTGGATCAACCAACGCTCCCCTGAAGTGCTGGGGTCCTTTGTATTATGGTGTTTGGACAGCATTCTTGCTGATGTGGAAACCCATAATGTTAGCTCAAAGGCCTCTAAAAAGGTAGTGCAACAAGCATCATCCAAATCTCAG GTTGCAATTTTTGTGGCTTTAGCTATGGTATTGAGACGGAAACCTGATGTCTTAATCGGTGTTTTACCTGCATTGAGGGAAAATGCAAAGTATCAGGGACAAGATAAGCTTCCAGTAATTGTTTGGATGATTGCTCAG gcCTCTCAAGGGGAGCTGGCTGTTGGGTTGTACTCGTGGGCACACAATCTTTTGCCAATAGTTGGTGGCAAAAATTGCAATCCACAGTCCAGGGATATAATTTTGCAGCTTGTGGAGAG AATCTTGTCTTCCCCAAAAGCTCGTACTATTTTGGTGAATGGTGCAGTTAGAAAGGGGGAGCGGTTGGTGCCACCTTCTGCACTTGAGACTCTGTTGCGACTCACGTTCCCTACATCTTCGGCTAGAGTAAAG GCCACTGAAAGGTTTGAGGCTATTTATCCCACCCTAAAAGAGGTGGCTCTTGCTGGCGTACCTGGAAGCAAAGCAATGAAACAAGTTTCACTGCAGATACTGAGTTTTGCTATCAAATTTGCAGGAGAAA GCACTCCCGATTTATCCAATGAGGCAGCTGGCATTTTCATCTGGTGTTTAACCCAAAGTGCTGATTGTTACAAGCACTGG GACAAGCTTTATGAGGCCAATCTAGAAGGTAGTGTTAAGGTTTTGAAAAAACTTTCTGAGGAATGGAAGGAGCACTCTGCTAAACTGTCCCCTCTTGACCCGTTTAGGGCAACTCTGAAGAGTTTCAGACAGAAG AATGAGAAAGGAATAGGTGGCACAGCAGATGCTGCTTGTCAATCACTCTTACGGAATGCAGATAAGTATTGTAAGCTTGTATCTGGCAAGCTGTCAAGTGGTCATGGTTGCCTGAAAAGTGTGGCCCTTGCTGTTATTGCAATCGCCGTCGGTGCTGCCTTCATGTCCCCGAACGTGGAGTCCCTGGATTGGGAGAAAATTTCTGTGTTTTTTACCTCCCAGCCATCTATTTGA